From the Mesorhizobium koreense genome, the window GAGCCTGTGGCAGAAGGCGGCCGGCTTCTTCTTGCTGACCGATCCGCAATATGCCGAAGCGGAACGCGATATCGAGCAAACGGGGAAGCTCGGGTTCGGCTGGTATATGGGGCTCGGCCTACCGATCTATCTCGCATGGGTGATCGAATCCGCGCTTGGCGCCACCTTCGGACGGCTTGTCAGCAACCCCGAGGCACTCGGCGTCGACTTCCTGCTGCCGATTTACTTCCTCGGTCTTGTCATGGGTTTCCGCAAGCGGCCCAACTGGCTGCCCGTGGTTGCCGTCAGCGCCGTGGCTTCGGTCCTCGCCTACCGATTTGTCGGTTCCCCATGGCATGTTTCGCTCGGGGCGATCGCCGGGATCGCTCTGGCGGCGCTCCTTCCGCCGACCGCGATGACGGAGAGCGGCCTTGCCGAAACCGCCGAGCGGAGCGAGCCGTGAGCACGACGGTATGGGTTATACTTGCCGGCGCGGTGCTGACCTATTTCACCCGCATCGGCGGCCATA encodes:
- a CDS encoding AzlC family ABC transporter permease, with amino-acid sequence MTSENAGSEFWRGVRASVPVIVAVFPFGLLFGALAVDNGLSVLETTLMSLTVFGGASQMVGIELFGQKIAPALIVFSIFAVNFRHVLYSAAIGRHIRHWSLWQKAAGFFLLTDPQYAEAERDIEQTGKLGFGWYMGLGLPIYLAWVIESALGATFGRLVSNPEALGVDFLLPIYFLGLVMGFRKRPNWLPVVAVSAVASVLAYRFVGSPWHVSLGAIAGIALAALLPPTAMTESGLAETAERSEP